One part of the Lachnospiraceae bacterium JLR.KK002 genome encodes these proteins:
- the trpS gene encoding tryptophan--tRNA ligase — MSKIILTGDRPTGKLHVGHYVGSLRRRVELQNSGEYDKVFIMIADAQALTDNAEHPEKVRQNVVEVALDYMACGLEPEKSTLFIQSQIPQLCELSFYYMNLVTVSRLQRNPTVKAEIQMRNFEASIPVGFFTYPISQAADITAFQATTVPVGEDQLPMIEQTREIVHKFNTVYGETLVEPKVLLPENQACMRLPGTDGKAKMSKSLGNCIYLSEEPEEIKKKVMSMFTDPNHLRVEDPGSLEGNTVFTYLDAFCQDGHFERYLPDYANLDELKAHYRRGGLGDVKVKKFLNNVLQEVLEPIRSRRKELQKDIPYIYEVLKKGSEEAEKAAAGTLDKVRSAMKINYFADAELIREQAEKFR, encoded by the coding sequence ATGAGCAAAATTATTTTAACAGGCGACAGACCCACCGGAAAACTCCACGTAGGCCATTATGTGGGCTCTCTGCGGCGCAGAGTGGAATTGCAGAATTCCGGGGAATACGATAAGGTGTTTATTATGATTGCAGACGCCCAGGCACTGACGGACAATGCGGAACATCCGGAGAAGGTACGCCAGAATGTGGTGGAAGTGGCCCTGGATTACATGGCCTGCGGACTGGAGCCGGAGAAATCCACACTGTTTATCCAGTCTCAGATACCCCAGTTATGCGAGTTATCCTTTTACTATATGAATCTGGTTACCGTATCAAGATTACAGCGGAATCCCACGGTAAAGGCTGAGATTCAGATGCGCAATTTTGAAGCCAGCATTCCCGTTGGGTTTTTCACTTATCCCATCAGCCAGGCGGCAGATATTACCGCATTTCAGGCGACTACGGTTCCTGTAGGAGAAGACCAGCTTCCCATGATTGAGCAGACCAGGGAAATCGTACACAAATTCAATACTGTATACGGGGAAACTCTGGTGGAGCCAAAAGTGCTGCTGCCGGAGAACCAGGCGTGTATGCGGCTTCCCGGTACCGATGGAAAAGCCAAAATGAGCAAATCTCTGGGCAATTGCATTTACCTCTCAGAGGAACCGGAGGAGATTAAGAAAAAGGTCATGAGCATGTTCACAGACCCCAACCATCTGCGGGTGGAAGATCCGGGTTCTCTGGAAGGCAATACCGTATTCACATATCTGGATGCTTTCTGCCAGGACGGACATTTTGAGCGGTATCTGCCGGATTATGCAAATCTGGATGAACTGAAAGCCCATTACCGGCGGGGCGGCCTTGGGGATGTGAAAGTGAAGAAATTCCTGAACAATGTATTGCAGGAAGTGCTGGAGCCCATCCGCAGCCGCAGAAAAGAACTGCAGAAAGACATTCCCTATATCTATGAGGTGCTGAAAAAGGGAAGTGAAGAAGCGGAGAAAGCAGCAGCCGGGACACTGGATAAGGTGCGCTCCGCCATGAAAATCAATTATTTTGCGGATGCGGAATTAATCCGGGAGCAGGCGGAGAAATTCAGATAA